The Verrucomicrobium spinosum DSM 4136 = JCM 18804 DNA segment GGACGGTGCAGGACCTCCCCGAGGTCCGCTATGTCCAGACGCGCAAGGGATGGTTCACGGAGCTAAACCAGAACCTGAAGCTGGAGTTTCCCCTGGAGCGTGTGTCTGAGGCCGTTTTCACTTTGGATGGGACAGAGGTCCTGCTCAATCCCGGCAGTGCCACTGTAAGGCAACAGTGGAAGTTTGTCGGGCAAGGGGAGGTGGAACTGGTGGTGCCCCCAGACCGTGAGGTGCTGGTGGTTACGGGTGCCGAGATCGTGGTGGAAGATGCAACGGGCAAGTTCACTCATGCAGGAGGACGGTGGTTCAAACCTGGCCAGCCTCCTCAACTCCGCCTTCAAGGATCCATGGAGCGAGGCGTGATCCGGCTTGTCGGGGCGGGCAGATGAGATGAAGCAAGCCTGAGAACCTGTTTGGATAAAAACATCCGGGTGTGGCAGGTTCAATTAAGGGAATGAGATCAGAGCGGCTTCGCCGAGCCTGATAACGGCCCCTCCGGGTTGCGGTCCTTTTTAGCCTGGACGGCGTTGCGCATCGATTGTGAATCTCGCTTCACGCCCTCTTCGCGCTTTGTCCAGACTCAAAGCGCCCGGCAACACACCCTGCGTTATTATCCAAAAAGGTTCTGAGGTGACGGTAGCTTTGCACAGATGTTTTCGCGAAGGCATTGGGATTGGCGAGGGTGAGGCCACAGCTTCAACCCATCCCATGAGTTCTTCCATTGCACCCCGCTGCATCCGGCTCAAAAGAGTGCCGGTGACCCCAAAAATGTGGCCGGACATCCGGCTGCTCTGGCTGGAGATGGTCGGCGTCATTTCCCGGCATCGCTGGAAGATGGTTGTCGCAACGGTCGTTGTGGTGGGGCTGGTGTTTGCCTTCCTCGTGCCGAGAGATGCGGAGGTGCTCAAGCTGGTGCAGCTCAAGCAGATGCCGAACCGGGAGCTTCGTCAGGATCTGAAGGACCTCTCGGGGGAGATCGGGAAGTGGGGCGACTTTGCGGGATACAATCTGGTGCTCGTGATCGGCATCTGGATGGCGGGACGTCTGTTCAAGTCGCGTTATTTCCAGAGACTGGCCGTGGCCAGCATGCTGTGCGCCATCTTTGCCGGGCTGGTGGCCAATGTCTTCCGCTTCACGGTCGGGCGTCCCCGGCCCAACGCCATCGCGAAGAAAGGGGTGCCGGACGGCTGGTATGGTCCCCAGGTGAAGTGGGACTTCAACTCCTTCCCCTCCGGTCACACTGCGACCGCATTTGGCTCCTCGATCCCGCTGGCCGTGGCCATGCCTGTGGTGGGCGTGCCCGCCCTGCTCTGCGCCACCAGCGTCTGCTGGGCCCGCATGTACGGGAATCAGCACCATCCCTCGGACGTGGCCGTGGCCATCTGGATTGCCACGTTGTTTGGCGTTCCCCTGGGGCTGGCGGTGCGCCGCACCCGGTTCAAGAAAGCGGTCGGGGATCCCGAAGATGCCGCGGCTTCAGAAATGATAAATGATGAATTGGAAATTAGAAATTAGGGATGAGCCGCCGGGTTCTCCGGCCCAAGATCTTCTTACTTCGGCACGATCAGCCTCAACTCCACCCAACTGCTTCGGGCGAGGTTGTATCCCTCCACATCGACCAGCCGGGCATCAGGCAGACTGGCGGAAACGGCATCCACTTCCTTCTGATTGTCCTTGCTGGTGGTGATGGGGCTGCCTGTGCGCCATTGTTTGATTCGGTCGCTCAGGGTCCATTCCCTCCTTAGCATCACGACGGCTCCGGCACGGCCTTTGGCCAGGCGTTCCTTCACGCGTTCCATCTTGGAGAGCATGGTCCACTGGCGGTCGGAGTAGAACACCAGGCTCGGTTCTGTGAACCCCCAGGCGAGGAGATCCTTGTCTCCTGAAACTTGTGCCAGTTCCGGAGCAAGCCGGATGACGGGATGCTCGGTCCGTAGCGCCTTGCCGAAGCACACCAGGCAGGCTGTCGCAAGGACGACAGCCAATCCCATGGCGATACGGTGCCCGCGCTCTGCGGCGATTCCCAGGGCCACGAGAGCCAGCAGCAGACCGGCGCCCGCCGTGATTGCCCAGCGCAGCGCATTCACCGTCACCCAGGAACCGGACCAGGCCAAGCTGAGGGCAGCCATGGCCACCAGCGACATCAACGCGGCGTAAACCCAGCCGAACCTTCCCCAGGCGATCCCTTGCTTCGAGGGAGCCGCAGCGAGTGTGGCACCCAATAGCAGGAAGAAGCCCGGGAATCCAGGCATCACGTAGTGGGGGAGTTGCGTGGCATAGGCCAGAAAGATCAAATACGGCGCGGTGAACCAGCCCAGCAGCAAGGCGGTCTGGGCATTCCAGGATGCGCGCAGGTGC contains these protein-coding regions:
- a CDS encoding phosphatase PAP2 family protein, encoding MSSSIAPRCIRLKRVPVTPKMWPDIRLLWLEMVGVISRHRWKMVVATVVVVGLVFAFLVPRDAEVLKLVQLKQMPNRELRQDLKDLSGEIGKWGDFAGYNLVLVIGIWMAGRLFKSRYFQRLAVASMLCAIFAGLVANVFRFTVGRPRPNAIAKKGVPDGWYGPQVKWDFNSFPSGHTATAFGSSIPLAVAMPVVGVPALLCATSVCWARMYGNQHHPSDVAVAIWIATLFGVPLGLAVRRTRFKKAVGDPEDAAASEMINDELEIRN